In Desulfobacterales bacterium, a single genomic region encodes these proteins:
- a CDS encoding porin — protein MKNCSQLGLFTLAIALTMLLILPAAQAVDFKISGQINRAALWGDNGEDDDIKFVDNDNSSTRFRFTGGNDFDDAWRVGIVWEVEMQSNASNDTDIDIGENDDTSDVDFNERKIEFYVNHNTFGRLWLGQGDTASNGTSEVDLSGTSVVNYSSIEDMAGGFNFRDDDNNIITSVGSAFSNFDGFSRRDRVRYDTPKFGPVYFSASYMNGQSWDLAGRFAYEWDGFGKLAAAASWLPADTNRDPFKQYSGSISFLHNSGINLTVSGANRYDTSGDEEPWNIYGKVGYKFGKWAFSVDYTYSEDVDVEDDEATSVGVAAVWNVWESVELYGSYRWHDLDRDDDQRGPGIGNAEDLHAVMIGGRVKF, from the coding sequence ATGAAAAATTGTTCACAATTAGGCCTTTTTACATTGGCAATCGCCCTGACCATGCTGTTAATCTTACCTGCCGCCCAGGCGGTGGATTTTAAAATTTCCGGCCAGATCAACCGCGCCGCCCTCTGGGGTGACAACGGCGAAGATGACGATATCAAATTTGTCGACAACGATAACTCGTCCACCCGCTTTCGTTTCACCGGCGGCAATGACTTTGATGATGCCTGGCGCGTCGGCATTGTCTGGGAAGTTGAAATGCAGTCCAACGCCTCAAACGATACCGACATCGATATCGGTGAAAACGATGATACCTCTGATGTGGATTTCAACGAGCGTAAAATTGAGTTTTATGTGAATCACAACACCTTCGGCCGGCTCTGGCTCGGTCAGGGAGACACGGCCTCCAACGGCACCTCTGAAGTAGATCTGTCCGGCACTTCTGTGGTCAACTATTCTTCCATCGAAGATATGGCCGGTGGTTTCAATTTCCGCGATGATGATAATAATATTATCACATCCGTCGGCAGTGCTTTCAGCAATTTTGACGGCTTCAGCCGCCGGGACCGCGTGCGCTATGATACACCCAAATTCGGGCCGGTCTATTTCTCGGCCAGTTACATGAACGGCCAATCCTGGGACTTGGCCGGGCGCTTTGCCTATGAATGGGATGGATTTGGTAAACTGGCGGCCGCTGCCAGCTGGTTGCCCGCCGACACCAATCGCGATCCATTTAAGCAATACAGCGGCTCGATCTCTTTTCTGCACAATTCCGGAATCAACTTGACCGTTTCCGGTGCCAACCGCTATGATACATCCGGAGATGAGGAACCCTGGAACATTTACGGCAAAGTGGGTTATAAATTCGGCAAATGGGCTTTTTCGGTCGACTATACCTACTCTGAGGATGTGGATGTAGAAGATGATGAAGCCACCTCCGTCGGTGTTGCCGCGGTGTGGAACGTATGGGAAAGCGTCGAGCTTTACGGATCTTACCGCTGGCATGATCTGGACCGTGACGATGACCAACGCGGCCCTGGAATTGGTAATGCCGAAGATCTCCATGCGGTCATGATCGGTGGCCGGGTAAAATTCTAG
- a CDS encoding response regulator transcription factor, with product MDKTIRIVLVEDHTILREGLRALFSADPKFEVVGEAADGREAIRQIEKLVPELVVMDLSMPRMTGMDAIREIKRKHPAIKIIALTVHKAEEYLRTTLQAGADGYVLKDATHVELMLAVQNVMKGKTYLSPGVSEQVIEGYLEGKDSRTPSPRLSLLSPREREILKLIAEGYKNKEIASDLFISLKTVEKHRANLMKKLDLHNAAALTTFAIEQGLV from the coding sequence ATGGATAAGACAATCAGAATTGTTCTGGTAGAAGATCATACGATTCTCAGGGAAGGATTACGGGCCCTTTTTTCTGCTGATCCAAAATTTGAAGTCGTCGGTGAAGCCGCCGATGGTCGCGAAGCAATACGCCAGATTGAAAAGCTGGTGCCGGAACTGGTGGTGATGGATCTGTCGATGCCGCGTATGACCGGTATGGATGCCATCAGAGAAATCAAACGGAAACATCCCGCCATAAAGATCATTGCCCTGACCGTTCATAAAGCGGAAGAATATCTGCGGACTACCCTGCAGGCGGGAGCTGACGGGTATGTCCTCAAAGATGCCACCCATGTAGAGCTCATGCTAGCCGTCCAAAACGTCATGAAAGGCAAAACATATTTGAGCCCCGGTGTTTCCGAGCAGGTGATTGAAGGATACCTGGAAGGTAAAGACAGCCGGACACCCAGCCCAAGGCTGAGTCTACTTTCACCGCGAGAGCGGGAAATACTAAAACTGATAGCGGAAGGTTATAAGAATAAGGAAATTGCATCCGATCTTTTCATCAGCTTAAAAACGGTAGAAAAACACCGGGCAAATCTGATGAAAAAACTGGACCTGCACAATGCCGCTGCGCTGACCACATTTGCCATCGAGCAGGGACTTGTGTAG
- a CDS encoding response regulator, translating into MFRILIIDPNIPFRKSLSKIINDRFPRTEIHEASTGDQGQIRLQMTTPALVFIDIYLPDQNGLDLAKTIKAVYPEIIIAIFAMYDSPEYQAAANDSGVEYLIPKDDWTGADILTLLESILADAGTSRRIHFNKK; encoded by the coding sequence ATGTTTAGAATCCTAATCATTGATCCGAATATCCCGTTTAGAAAATCCCTCAGCAAAATCATCAATGATCGTTTTCCTCGTACTGAGATCCATGAAGCCTCGACCGGTGACCAGGGGCAGATCAGGCTGCAAATGACCACACCCGCATTGGTCTTTATCGATATTTATTTGCCCGATCAAAATGGCCTTGATTTAGCCAAGACTATCAAGGCTGTGTACCCGGAAATCATCATTGCTATTTTTGCCATGTACGATTCGCCGGAATATCAGGCGGCTGCAAATGATTCAGGTGTCGAATACTTGATTCCAAAAGACGATTGGACCGGCGCGGATATTCTTACGTTACTTGAATCGATTTTAGCGGATGCCGGCACATCCCGGCGTATCCATTTCAACAAAAAATGA
- a CDS encoding vitamin B12-dependent ribonucleotide reductase encodes MGRKGKFLVTNEGSFDLGTYTWDDQLFSDILIRENPIDSDQAMGISRSLRKEISNLEISTIPVSFIEKMIEAKLMEFGLTKPSPIRLDKSIFIKNRLNISDNAKRVLKRRYLKKNRKGKVIETPEQMFRRVARHIAKAEKKYGTPSAEQVEKWEEIFYTMMTDGQFLPNSPTLMNAGRRLGQLAACFVLPVEDSMEGIFGALHHAALIHKSGGGTGFAFSRLRPKNSTVGTTGGVASGPVSFMKIFNTATEQVKQGGTRRGANMAILRVDHPDIMEFIFSKEDNSELNNFNISVGVSDDFMEAIDKQEDYDLIDPRDQKAVNRLNAAEVYQTLIKQAWKNGDPGIIFLDRINRDNPTPQLGDIESTNPCGEQPLLPMEACNLGSINLAKFVLENGDGPKIDFEGLKKVIGWSVRFLDNTIDKSKYPLPEINEMVHGNRKIGLGVMGFADMLYQLKIPYNSEEALETAESVMRFIQENAHEASQHLAEERGAFPNWEGSIYKDQGIKLRNATTTTIAPTGTLSIIAGCSSGIEPLFALSFVRNVMDNDKLLEVNPYFEEVANEQRFYSRELMDEIAKRGSIRKIKQIPKEVRKVFVTAHDISPEWHIRMQAAFQKYTDNAVSKTVNLPHDATEDDVMKVYNLAYELGCKGVTIYRDGSKENQVLSFSRNEKLNSKFLTAVKERPDTLEGFTTKMKTGYGHLYVTVTEYDSQPFEVFATIGKSGRSTTAKTEAIGRLASLALRSGVKVNDIVDQLKGIGGEHPIFQNGGLVLSIPDAIARVLENRYMSGNAVRSRKTEHSLLGEKCPECGQTVSFEEGCILCHFCGFNKCG; translated from the coding sequence ATGGGGCGTAAAGGCAAATTTTTAGTGACCAACGAAGGCAGTTTTGATCTAGGCACCTACACCTGGGACGATCAGCTGTTTAGCGACATTCTCATCCGTGAAAACCCAATCGACAGCGATCAGGCCATGGGAATCAGTCGCTCCCTACGCAAAGAAATATCGAATCTGGAAATCAGCACCATTCCGGTTTCGTTCATCGAAAAAATGATTGAAGCCAAGTTAATGGAATTCGGGCTGACAAAACCATCGCCGATTCGACTGGACAAATCGATTTTTATAAAAAACCGTCTGAACATCTCTGACAACGCCAAGCGAGTGTTAAAAAGGCGTTATTTGAAAAAGAACCGCAAAGGCAAAGTGATCGAAACCCCTGAGCAAATGTTTCGGCGGGTTGCCAGACACATTGCCAAAGCTGAAAAAAAATATGGCACGCCCTCTGCCGAGCAGGTCGAAAAGTGGGAGGAAATCTTTTACACCATGATGACCGATGGTCAGTTTCTACCCAATTCACCAACGCTGATGAATGCCGGACGCCGGTTGGGACAGCTGGCAGCCTGCTTTGTCCTGCCGGTGGAAGACAGCATGGAGGGCATTTTTGGGGCCTTGCATCATGCAGCCCTGATTCATAAATCCGGCGGTGGTACCGGGTTTGCATTTTCAAGGTTGCGCCCTAAAAACAGCACGGTTGGCACCACCGGCGGTGTGGCCTCGGGTCCAGTGTCATTTATGAAGATTTTTAACACCGCCACCGAGCAGGTCAAACAGGGCGGCACACGCCGCGGAGCCAACATGGCTATTTTACGGGTCGACCACCCGGATATTATGGAATTTATTTTCAGCAAAGAAGACAACAGCGAGCTCAATAATTTTAACATCTCCGTGGGGGTCTCTGATGATTTTATGGAAGCCATCGATAAACAGGAAGACTATGATCTGATCGATCCCCGCGATCAAAAAGCCGTCAATCGCTTAAATGCTGCTGAAGTCTATCAAACGCTGATAAAGCAGGCCTGGAAAAACGGCGATCCGGGTATCATATTTTTGGACCGCATCAACCGCGACAATCCCACACCGCAACTGGGTGATATCGAAAGCACCAACCCCTGTGGTGAGCAGCCATTGCTGCCCATGGAGGCCTGTAATCTGGGATCGATCAACCTGGCCAAATTTGTGCTCGAAAATGGTGATGGGCCGAAGATCGATTTCGAGGGTCTAAAGAAAGTTATCGGCTGGAGCGTCCGTTTTTTAGACAACACCATCGACAAATCCAAATATCCGCTGCCGGAAATCAATGAGATGGTTCACGGAAATCGCAAAATCGGCCTGGGGGTGATGGGGTTTGCCGATATGCTGTATCAGCTCAAAATTCCCTATAACTCTGAAGAAGCTTTGGAAACTGCCGAATCGGTCATGCGATTCATCCAGGAAAATGCCCACGAAGCTTCCCAGCATCTGGCCGAAGAGCGCGGCGCATTTCCCAATTGGGAAGGCAGCATCTACAAGGACCAGGGCATCAAACTGCGCAACGCCACCACAACCACCATTGCGCCCACAGGCACACTGAGCATTATCGCCGGCTGCTCAAGCGGCATTGAGCCCCTGTTTGCGCTAAGCTTCGTGCGCAACGTCATGGACAATGATAAACTGCTCGAAGTCAATCCGTATTTTGAAGAAGTGGCCAATGAGCAGCGCTTTTACAGCCGCGAATTAATGGATGAAATTGCCAAAAGAGGCAGTATCAGAAAAATTAAACAAATACCCAAAGAGGTCCGAAAGGTCTTTGTCACGGCCCATGATATTTCACCGGAATGGCATATTCGGATGCAAGCAGCATTTCAAAAATATACCGATAATGCCGTTTCCAAAACCGTCAACCTACCTCATGATGCCACCGAAGACGACGTTATGAAGGTCTACAACCTGGCCTATGAGCTGGGCTGTAAGGGGGTCACCATCTATCGGGACGGCAGCAAAGAAAACCAGGTGCTGTCCTTTTCTCGCAACGAAAAGCTGAACAGCAAATTCCTGACCGCCGTCAAAGAACGACCTGATACGCTTGAAGGCTTTACGACCAAAATGAAAACCGGATACGGCCATCTTTATGTAACTGTTACTGAATATGACAGCCAGCCTTTTGAAGTGTTTGCCACCATCGGTAAATCCGGTCGCTCGACCACCGCTAAAACAGAGGCCATTGGGCGTCTGGCATCTTTGGCGCTTAGATCAGGTGTTAAAGTCAATGACATCGTGGACCAGTTAAAAGGAATCGGGGGGGAACATCCGATTTTCCAGAACGGTGGTTTGGTGCTGTCCATACCCGATGCCATCGCCCGGGTGCTGGAAAACAGATATATGTCCGGCAATGCCGTTAGAAGTCGCAAAACCGAGCACAGCCTTTTGGGTGAAAA
- the glnA gene encoding type I glutamate--ammonia ligase: MTPKEVLDMAKENGAKVVDLRFMDFPGLWQHFTVPISELEESSFDDGYGFDGSSIRGWQPIHASDMLVVPDPATAKMDPFYEAPTLVLICNIVDPVTREAYTRDPRNIAQKADAYLKSSGIGDVAYFGPEAEFFIFDDIRFESTRYAAFYEIDSVEGNWNTGRDEGPNLGYKPRHKEGYFPVPPMDKFQDLRTEMLLTLENLGIEVEAQHHEVATAGQAEIDMRFKPLMQMSDQLMWFKYVLKNVAYRHNHTVTFMPKPLFEDNGTGMHTHISIWKDNQPLFAGDKYAGISQEALYGIGGILKHCRALTAFTNPTTNSYKRLVPGFEAPVNLAYSSRNRSAAVRIPMYSESPKAKRIEFRTPDPSCNGYLAFSAMLMAVIDGIQNKIDPGDPLDKDIYNLPPEELAEIPSAPGSLEEAIDALKADQEFLLKGDVFTQDAIDMWIEYKTENEINDVKLRPHPHEFFLYYDI; this comes from the coding sequence ATGACACCCAAAGAAGTATTGGACATGGCAAAGGAAAACGGCGCGAAAGTCGTTGATCTGCGGTTTATGGATTTTCCGGGATTGTGGCAGCATTTTACGGTTCCGATCAGTGAGCTGGAAGAATCCAGTTTTGATGATGGATACGGTTTTGACGGCTCCAGTATTCGCGGCTGGCAGCCGATTCATGCCAGCGACATGCTGGTCGTCCCTGATCCGGCGACCGCCAAAATGGACCCATTTTATGAGGCGCCGACCCTGGTATTAATCTGCAACATCGTGGATCCGGTCACCCGGGAAGCCTATACCCGCGATCCCCGCAACATCGCCCAAAAAGCAGACGCCTATCTAAAAAGCAGCGGTATTGGCGATGTGGCTTATTTTGGCCCGGAGGCCGAATTTTTTATCTTTGATGATATTCGGTTCGAATCCACCCGCTATGCCGCTTTTTATGAAATCGATTCGGTAGAAGGCAACTGGAACACCGGCCGGGATGAAGGCCCCAACCTGGGTTACAAACCGCGCCACAAAGAAGGCTATTTTCCAGTACCGCCCATGGATAAATTCCAGGATCTGCGCACCGAGATGCTGCTGACACTTGAGAATCTGGGTATCGAGGTCGAAGCCCAGCATCATGAAGTGGCCACCGCCGGTCAGGCCGAAATTGACATGCGCTTCAAACCCCTGATGCAGATGTCGGATCAGCTCATGTGGTTTAAATATGTGCTCAAAAATGTGGCCTACCGCCACAATCATACCGTTACATTTATGCCCAAACCCCTGTTCGAGGACAACGGCACCGGAATGCATACCCACATCAGCATCTGGAAAGATAATCAACCGCTGTTTGCCGGTGATAAATATGCCGGCATATCCCAGGAAGCGTTGTACGGCATCGGTGGCATCCTCAAGCACTGCCGCGCATTGACCGCCTTTACCAACCCCACCACCAACTCATACAAAAGATTGGTGCCGGGTTTTGAGGCACCTGTGAACCTGGCATACTCCAGCCGCAACCGCAGTGCCGCGGTTCGCATCCCGATGTATTCGGAATCACCAAAGGCCAAACGCATCGAGTTTAGAACCCCGGATCCTTCCTGCAACGGCTACCTGGCGTTTTCAGCGATGCTGATGGCTGTCATAGACGGCATCCAGAATAAAATCGACCCGGGTGATCCGCTCGATAAAGATATCTACAATCTGCCGCCCGAAGAACTGGCCGAAATTCCGTCTGCACCCGGCTCGCTGGAAGAAGCCATTGATGCATTGAAGGCCGATCAGGAATTTTTGTTAAAGGGTGATGTGTTTACGCAGGATGCAATTGACATGTGGATCGAATACAAAACCGAGAACGAAATCAACGATGTCAAACTGCGGCCGCATCCCCACGAATTTTTCCTGTATTATGATATTTAA
- a CDS encoding PAS domain S-box protein has protein sequence MKTEVNRRYEDMFEFVPIGFFTFDQEGQILDVCSTGARLLGEDRLDLLNQKFVKFIVDGFQDGFQQHFKKVLKSGKRDIYDLQLSVNNHSSFWVQLESIVEPAVGTKLNGHQFITAITNITHRKQAECALQETRDDLERRVNERTAELEKINVSLKNQISECEQAKLALYESELKYATLVEDALIGVYISQDNRIEFANDRFADIYGYSKDELIGRNTLDLVHPDDRQLVEQLREKRLNGEKVPVEYESRGLKKNGDTIWVARSLSQITYKGRPAISGIVSDISKRRRAEEALRKSDKELRVLSNQLLSAEEKERKRIARELHDSIGQALSAIKFSVENAMRELRSVANPVDLGSLEAVIPLTQKTIEEVRRIVKDLRPSILDDLGILATIKWFCREFQNVYPIIRIETNIDIDETDIPLYLKTTIYRIMQEALNNVAKHSKANVVYLQLQKADPAIHLTIQDNGRGFNLHQAMDIQTSLRGFGLASMRERAEMSGARFEISSTAEKGTTIQVVWADER, from the coding sequence ATGAAGACAGAAGTCAACAGACGGTATGAGGATATGTTTGAATTCGTTCCCATCGGCTTTTTTACCTTTGATCAAGAGGGGCAGATCCTGGATGTTTGCTCGACCGGGGCAAGGCTTCTTGGCGAAGACCGCTTGGATTTATTAAATCAGAAGTTTGTTAAATTTATTGTCGATGGCTTCCAGGACGGTTTCCAACAGCACTTCAAAAAAGTTTTGAAATCCGGGAAACGGGATATTTATGATCTGCAATTGTCCGTCAACAATCACTCTTCTTTTTGGGTACAGCTGGAAAGTATCGTCGAGCCGGCTGTCGGAACAAAATTAAACGGACACCAATTCATCACCGCCATAACAAATATCACCCATCGTAAGCAGGCCGAATGCGCCTTGCAGGAAACCCGTGATGATTTGGAACGCCGTGTGAATGAGCGCACCGCCGAACTGGAAAAAATCAATGTGAGCTTAAAAAATCAAATATCAGAATGCGAACAGGCCAAGCTGGCTTTGTACGAATCCGAGCTCAAATATGCCACCCTGGTCGAGGACGCTTTGATCGGCGTCTATATCAGCCAGGACAATAGAATTGAATTTGCCAATGACAGATTTGCCGATATCTACGGCTATTCAAAGGACGAACTCATCGGCCGGAACACCCTGGATCTGGTCCACCCGGACGATCGGCAGCTGGTCGAACAACTAAGAGAAAAGCGCCTTAATGGAGAAAAAGTGCCGGTTGAATATGAAAGCAGAGGCCTGAAAAAAAACGGCGATACCATATGGGTCGCACGAAGCTTGTCCCAGATTACCTATAAAGGGCGTCCGGCCATTTCAGGAATTGTCTCCGACATCAGTAAGCGCCGCAGAGCTGAAGAGGCATTACGCAAATCAGATAAGGAATTGCGGGTTTTGTCCAACCAGCTTTTATCGGCTGAAGAAAAGGAAAGAAAAAGAATTGCCCGGGAGTTACATGACAGTATTGGGCAAGCTCTCAGCGCTATTAAATTCAGTGTGGAAAACGCGATGCGCGAACTGCGTTCCGTAGCCAATCCCGTGGACCTTGGATCTCTGGAGGCCGTTATCCCTTTGACGCAGAAAACCATTGAAGAAGTCCGCAGAATCGTAAAAGACCTACGCCCTTCCATTCTGGATGATTTGGGTATTCTGGCAACCATCAAATGGTTTTGCCGCGAATTTCAAAATGTTTACCCTATAATTCGGATTGAGACCAATATTGACATTGATGAAACCGACATCCCCCTATATCTGAAAACGACAATTTACCGTATTATGCAGGAGGCCTTGAATAATGTCGCCAAACACAGCAAGGCCAATGTCGTTTATCTGCAGCTACAAAAAGCCGATCCCGCTATCCATTTGACCATTCAGGATAACGGTCGCGGCTTTAATTTGCACCAGGCCATGGACATTCAAACTTCTTTGCGAGGATTTGGTCTTGCCAGTATGCGGGAGCGAGCCGAAATGTCCGGCGCACGTTTTGAGATTAGTTCAACAGCAGAGAAAGGTACAACCATACAGGTTGTCTGGGCCGATGAGCGTTGA
- the dinB gene encoding DNA polymerase IV, whose protein sequence is MILHIDMDAFYASVEKLDDPRLKHKCVIVGGTSNRGVVSAASYEARRFGVHSAMPIYQAKQKCPHGVFLPPRMGRYKEVSKKVMTLLREFSPLVEPVSIDEAYVDITGSQRLFGTPEEIAREIKRKIYDSLYLTCSVGVAPNKFIAKIASDLEKPDGLTLILPDQVAQFIEGLAIKKVPGVGKKMVGQLASMGIRTLGDVQRLPEKSLLKHLGKFGRKLRTLSLGSDDSPVTPHAPHKSISSERTLAADTHDVKLLKRYLLSQSAEVARQLRQAGVRARTIVIKIKNADFKTVTRRTTIAIPTQSSKTIYKHAAQLLDDFKITEKIRLIGVGTTGFSAVTASVQMGLFDENAKPSDNWEKVDQAVDSISQKFGRDAIGRATLKD, encoded by the coding sequence ATGATATTACACATCGACATGGATGCCTTTTATGCTTCCGTGGAAAAACTGGATGACCCTCGGTTAAAGCATAAATGTGTCATTGTCGGCGGGACTTCCAACCGCGGTGTGGTTTCAGCCGCCAGCTATGAAGCCCGACGCTTCGGGGTTCATTCGGCCATGCCCATCTACCAGGCTAAACAGAAATGCCCCCATGGTGTTTTCCTGCCGCCGCGCATGGGCCGCTATAAAGAAGTATCAAAAAAGGTGATGACCCTGCTCAGGGAATTTTCTCCGTTAGTGGAGCCGGTGTCTATTGATGAAGCCTATGTGGATATCACCGGCAGCCAGCGCCTGTTCGGCACGCCTGAGGAAATCGCCCGGGAAATCAAAAGAAAAATCTACGACAGCTTGTATTTAACCTGCTCTGTGGGGGTGGCACCCAATAAATTTATAGCCAAGATCGCTTCCGACCTTGAAAAGCCCGACGGGCTGACACTGATTTTACCGGATCAGGTGGCGCAGTTTATTGAAGGGCTGGCGATCAAAAAAGTTCCGGGTGTCGGCAAAAAAATGGTGGGCCAGTTGGCGTCAATGGGCATTCGAACCCTGGGGGATGTTCAGCGGCTGCCGGAAAAATCCCTGCTAAAGCACTTGGGAAAATTCGGCCGGAAACTGCGCACGCTTTCTTTGGGCAGCGACGATTCTCCGGTAACACCGCATGCGCCCCATAAGTCCATCAGCAGTGAGCGCACACTGGCGGCTGACACCCATGATGTCAAACTGCTGAAACGGTACCTTCTCAGTCAATCGGCAGAGGTGGCCCGACAGCTCAGGCAAGCCGGGGTGCGTGCCAGAACGATTGTCATTAAAATAAAAAATGCCGACTTTAAAACAGTCACCCGGAGAACGACCATCGCCATTCCCACCCAATCGTCTAAAACCATCTACAAACACGCTGCCCAATTACTGGATGATTTTAAAATTACTGAAAAAATCCGGCTGATTGGTGTTGGCACGACCGGATTTTCAGCAGTAACCGCATCGGTCCAAATGGGACTTTTTGACGAAAACGCCAAACCCTCTGACAATTGGGAAAAAGTCGATCAGGCCGTAGACTCGATCAGTCAGAAGTTTGGCAGAGACGCCATCGGGCGCGCCACCCTTAAAGATTAG
- a CDS encoding sigma 54-interacting transcriptional regulator, with the protein MKPIEEVTLLYEITKTLNEHLELRTSLYKVLDILSSSMKMVRGTITILNPLRNEINIEVAHGLTQSTMNRVKYKLGEGITGKVIETGKPVSIPKISEEPHFLDRTASHKKKQGREHSFICVPIKKGKQVIGALSADRPYQKSYALKSGQKLLEVIATMIASHVIKLETIRLEKERLHEENRRLQSVLKDKYSIGNIVGNSNKMREVFQMISQVCKSNATVLIRGESGTGKELVANSIHYNSHRSKAPFVKVNCAALPVNLIESELFGHEKGAFTGAIKLKIGKFELAHKGTIFLDEIGSLGLDVQANLLRILQEKEFERVGGHRTLKTDVRIIAATNKNLEDAVEEETFRGDLYYRLNVFPIYLPPLRERKTDILLLADYFLERYAKENHKNIKRLSTPAIDMLMEYHWPGNVRELENCIERAVLLCEEGVIHSYHLPPTLQTGKESGTVPALSLEDAVARLEKEMIIDALKNTRGNITTAAEILKTTVRKFAYKAQKYGVDYKSYR; encoded by the coding sequence ATGAAACCGATTGAAGAAGTTACTTTGCTGTATGAAATTACCAAGACGCTCAATGAACATCTGGAATTGAGAACGTCGCTTTACAAGGTGCTTGACATCTTGTCCAGTTCCATGAAGATGGTGCGGGGAACTATAACAATTTTAAACCCGCTGCGCAACGAGATTAACATTGAGGTGGCGCACGGTTTGACGCAAAGCACCATGAATCGTGTTAAATACAAACTGGGCGAGGGGATCACCGGCAAAGTGATTGAGACCGGAAAACCGGTTTCGATCCCTAAAATCAGCGAAGAACCGCATTTTTTGGACCGCACCGCCAGCCACAAAAAGAAACAGGGTCGCGAGCATTCTTTCATTTGTGTTCCCATCAAAAAGGGCAAACAGGTCATCGGTGCCCTCTCAGCTGATCGGCCTTACCAGAAATCATACGCGCTCAAAAGCGGCCAGAAACTGCTTGAGGTTATTGCCACCATGATCGCCAGCCATGTGATCAAGTTGGAAACTATCCGCTTGGAAAAGGAACGGTTGCACGAGGAGAACCGTCGGCTCCAAAGTGTGCTCAAAGACAAATACAGTATCGGCAACATTGTCGGCAACAGCAATAAAATGCGGGAGGTCTTTCAAATGATCTCTCAGGTCTGCAAGAGCAACGCCACCGTTCTAATTCGAGGTGAAAGCGGAACCGGAAAGGAGCTGGTGGCCAATTCCATCCACTATAACAGTCACCGGTCCAAAGCACCATTTGTCAAAGTCAACTGTGCCGCTTTGCCGGTAAATCTAATTGAAAGTGAACTGTTTGGTCATGAAAAAGGTGCCTTTACGGGTGCCATCAAACTAAAAATCGGCAAATTCGAACTGGCCCACAAAGGCACCATCTTTCTGGATGAAATTGGATCTCTGGGTTTGGATGTGCAGGCCAATTTGTTGAGAATACTGCAGGAAAAGGAATTTGAGCGCGTTGGCGGACATCGGACGTTGAAAACGGATGTGCGCATCATTGCCGCCACCAATAAAAACCTGGAAGATGCGGTTGAGGAGGAGACCTTCAGGGGTGATCTCTACTATCGCTTAAATGTGTTTCCAATTTATCTGCCACCGCTGCGCGAGCGCAAAACCGATATCTTGCTGTTGGCGGATTATTTTCTAGAAAGATATGCTAAGGAAAATCATAAAAATATCAAAAGGCTGTCGACACCGGCAATTGACATGCTCATGGAATACCACTGGCCGGGAAATGTCAGAGAGCTTGAAAACTGCATTGAGCGGGCGGTGCTGCTGTGTGAAGAGGGGGTGATTCACAGCTACCACCTGCCACCGACCCTGCAAACCGGCAAAGAATCGGGAACAGTGCCGGCTTTGTCTTTGGAAGATGCTGTTGCCCGCCTGGAAAAAGAGATGATCATCGATGCCCTCAAAAACACCCGGGGCAACATCACCACGGCTGCTGAAATTCTAAAAACGACCGTCAGAAAATTTGCTTATAAGGCTCAAAAATACGGCGTCGATTATAAATCCTATAGGTAA
- a CDS encoding P-II family nitrogen regulator — MKKVEAIIKPFKLDDVKEALNKIGIQGMTVSEVKGYGRQKGHKEIYRGAEYAVDFIPKIKIEIVTDADQADQVVETIREAANTGKIGDGKIFVIPVEQALRVRTGETGSDAL; from the coding sequence ATGAAAAAAGTTGAGGCGATCATCAAGCCCTTTAAACTCGATGACGTCAAAGAGGCCCTGAATAAAATCGGCATTCAGGGGATGACCGTGTCCGAGGTCAAAGGATACGGGCGTCAGAAAGGCCACAAGGAAATCTACCGCGGCGCCGAATACGCGGTTGATTTTATACCCAAAATCAAAATCGAAATCGTCACCGATGCCGACCAGGCCGATCAGGTCGTTGAAACCATCCGGGAGGCCGCCAACACCGGTAAAATCGGAGACGGTAAGATTTTTGTGATCCCAGTAGAGCAGGCGTTGAGGGTGCGAACCGGCGAGACCGGTTCAGACGCCCTCTAG